Proteins encoded by one window of Bacillus rossius redtenbacheri isolate Brsri chromosome 3, Brsri_v3, whole genome shotgun sequence:
- the LOC134531340 gene encoding uncharacterized protein LOC134531340 has translation MADNYEEGECSTDAATTPDAAATAATTDAAATTPDAAETDTTTPDAAETDTTTPDAAATDAATTDAATTPDAGSTDATTPDATNTDATTPDAAATDASAPDAAATYTTTPDATTPDAASDVAAPS, from the exons ATGGCAGATAACTACGAGGAGGGCGAGTG TTCAACAGACGCCGCCACCACTCCTGACGCCGCCGCAACAGCCGCCACAACAGACGCCGCCGCCACCACACCAGATGCCGCCGAAACAGACACCACCACACCAGATGCCGCCGAAACAGACACCACCACACCAGACGCCGCCGCAACAGACGCCGCAACAACAGACGCCGCCACCACACCAGACGCCGGTTCAACGGACGCAACCACACCAGACGCCACCAACACTGATGCAACCACACCAGACGCCGCCGCAACTGACGCATCCGCACCAGACGCAGCCGCAACTTACACCACCACACCAGACGCTACCACTCCAGACGCCGCCTCCGACGTCGCCGCCCCCAGCTGA